The following coding sequences are from one uncultured Cohaesibacter sp. window:
- the pdxA gene encoding 4-hydroxythreonine-4-phosphate dehydrogenase PdxA — protein MNKIGLTMGDPAGIGPEVICKALQDMTAEERAGVIVIGDRLFMERARDMIGADFQFVSEGDVPAGDVPLVQVDAPNAENIKPGEIQPDAGEAACRCVKKAVDMALAEEIDVVCTASLHKTALREAGYNLSGHAGLLKLFTGVEKNYAVLAGPKLSVIHVSTHVSLADAVTCCTTQSVLETIRIANQHVLTTGVAEPRIGVAGINPHCGENGHYGTEDDTQVIPAIKAAQAEGINVTGPIPGDIVFEQAIEGRFDIVVAQYHDQGHIPAKLIGGHDCVNITAGLPILRTSVDHGTAFDIAWKGGLARPDNMKAAIAMARKMKPVK, from the coding sequence ATGAACAAAATTGGTCTGACTATGGGCGATCCTGCGGGTATTGGGCCTGAGGTGATTTGCAAGGCCTTGCAGGATATGACTGCAGAAGAACGTGCAGGTGTCATTGTTATTGGTGATCGCTTGTTTATGGAGCGGGCCAGAGACATGATTGGCGCGGATTTCCAGTTTGTCTCAGAAGGTGATGTTCCTGCTGGTGATGTTCCTTTGGTGCAGGTGGATGCGCCAAATGCCGAGAATATCAAGCCCGGAGAGATCCAGCCTGATGCCGGTGAGGCGGCTTGTCGCTGTGTGAAAAAGGCAGTTGATATGGCTCTGGCCGAGGAAATCGATGTGGTTTGCACCGCTTCCTTGCATAAAACGGCGCTGCGAGAAGCTGGCTATAATCTGAGTGGTCATGCGGGATTGCTTAAGCTTTTCACGGGTGTAGAGAAAAACTATGCCGTGCTTGCCGGGCCGAAATTGTCGGTTATTCACGTTTCCACCCACGTTTCTCTGGCTGATGCCGTAACCTGCTGCACAACGCAGTCTGTGTTGGAAACAATCCGTATTGCGAATCAGCATGTGTTGACGACGGGCGTGGCTGAACCTCGGATTGGTGTGGCTGGAATTAATCCGCATTGCGGGGAAAACGGCCATTATGGCACCGAGGATGATACGCAGGTGATTCCGGCTATCAAGGCGGCTCAGGCCGAGGGAATCAATGTGACAGGCCCGATTCCGGGCGATATCGTCTTTGAACAGGCAATCGAGGGGCGGTTTGATATTGTTGTCGCCCAATATCATGATCAGGGTCATATTCCGGCCAAGCTTATTGGCGGGCATGATTGTGTGAATATTACCGCAGGACTGCCGATTTTGCGCACTTCTGTTGATCATGGCACGGCATTTGACATTGCCTGGAAGGGTGGTCTGGCCCGTCCGGATAATATGAAGGCTGCCATTGCGATGGCTCGCAAAATGAAACCTGTGAAGTGA
- a CDS encoding VOC family protein codes for MSRFFGEVRQIGYVVKNIEEAMEFWSKTLGIGPWFYAEKIADKDFYYKGELSPIERSVALANSGYIQMELVQQLNDAPSMYLDFLNAGRTGAQHFAYWTRNYTEDLARLTAQGLTVGMNGAVGDDGRYCYFETEFHPGTVIELSEVNGQKGTLFKRIRDASIDWDGTDPIRPFPDLSTLPYTDPEDFPI; via the coding sequence ATGAGTAGGTTCTTCGGTGAGGTACGCCAAATAGGCTATGTCGTCAAAAATATAGAAGAAGCGATGGAGTTCTGGTCCAAGACACTTGGTATAGGCCCTTGGTTTTACGCAGAAAAAATCGCTGATAAGGATTTCTACTATAAAGGAGAATTGTCCCCGATCGAGCGTTCCGTAGCCCTCGCAAATTCTGGGTATATTCAGATGGAACTTGTGCAACAACTCAATGATGCACCCTCCATGTACCTCGATTTTCTCAATGCCGGACGCACAGGCGCGCAACATTTCGCCTATTGGACGCGCAACTATACAGAGGATCTCGCTCGCCTGACGGCTCAGGGTTTGACGGTTGGCATGAACGGCGCAGTGGGAGACGATGGTCGCTACTGCTACTTCGAGACCGAATTCCACCCCGGCACGGTCATTGAATTATCTGAGGTAAACGGCCAAAAAGGGACACTTTTCAAGAGAATTCGCGATGCGAGCATCGATTGGGATGGCACTGATCCGATCCGTCCATTCCCGGATCTTTCTACGCTGCCTTACACAGATCCTGAAGATTTCCCAATCTGA
- the modB gene encoding molybdate ABC transporter permease subunit has product MLEAITLTLELAITVTILLLLIGTPIAWWLARSKRWWKEMIGTLVSLPLVLPPTVLGFYLLLALGPNSMLGRSIASVIGHTLPFTFAGLVVASIIYSLPFMVQPVRNAFEAIGERPLEVASTLRASPLDCFFSVVLPLARPGIITGTILSFAHTVGEFGVVLMIGGNIPGETKVLSIAIYDYVETLEWNKAHILAGGMLVFSFLVIFTTTTLEKRLRRRMQ; this is encoded by the coding sequence GTGCTGGAAGCAATCACTCTGACACTGGAACTGGCGATAACCGTCACCATTCTGCTTTTGCTGATCGGAACCCCCATTGCATGGTGGCTGGCCAGATCGAAACGCTGGTGGAAAGAGATGATCGGCACGCTGGTCTCCCTGCCTCTGGTGCTGCCACCAACCGTGCTCGGCTTCTACTTGCTGCTGGCGCTGGGGCCAAACAGCATGCTGGGACGCTCCATCGCCTCTGTTATAGGCCACACCCTGCCTTTCACTTTTGCCGGGCTGGTCGTGGCCTCCATCATCTATTCCCTGCCCTTCATGGTGCAGCCGGTGCGCAATGCTTTTGAGGCCATTGGCGAAAGGCCTCTGGAAGTGGCATCGACTTTGCGAGCCTCGCCGCTGGACTGTTTCTTCTCCGTTGTCCTGCCCTTGGCAAGGCCGGGCATCATCACCGGCACCATTCTCAGCTTTGCCCACACAGTGGGAGAGTTTGGCGTGGTGTTGATGATCGGCGGCAACATCCCCGGAGAAACCAAGGTCTTGTCCATCGCCATCTATGACTATGTCGAGACACTGGAATGGAACAAGGCCCACATTCTGGCAGGCGGCATGCTCGTCTTTTCCTTCCTCGTCATTTTCACGACAACCACATTAGAGAAGCGTTTGAGGAGGCGCATGCAATGA
- the modC gene encoding molybdenum ABC transporter ATP-binding protein — MSLNEPASNQSDMISAHFKGPQGAFTLDASFELSAAGVTALFGPSGCGKTSVLRCIAGLNRMKEGHFSLNGQNWQDGDYFLPPHKRSVGYVFQEASLFPHMSVEKNLTYGQKRVRSSRSSDTGLLDQGDVTELLGIGPLLKRSPNKLSGGERQRVAIGRALLSHPSILLMDEPLAALDRFSKNEILPYLERLHDELKIPIIYVSHDITEVERLADQMVLMEKGTVKAAGNLQSLLSNPNLSLVSMPDAASVLTGTLTEIDEDFGISTIMVSGVPFQVPGVQGPIRRSMRLRIEASDVSLSRHMPQGSSSILNTPTVHIETIQPFGQNMANVFLQLGEDLDRQTLLARISRKSLHALELKSGDKLQAMIKSVSMVRDV, encoded by the coding sequence ATGAGCCTCAATGAGCCAGCATCGAACCAATCTGATATGATTTCCGCCCACTTCAAGGGACCACAAGGGGCATTTACACTCGACGCCAGCTTCGAGCTTTCAGCCGCTGGCGTCACCGCACTGTTTGGCCCCTCGGGCTGCGGCAAGACAAGCGTTCTACGCTGCATCGCCGGCCTTAATCGGATGAAAGAAGGGCATTTCTCACTGAATGGCCAAAACTGGCAAGATGGCGACTATTTCCTCCCGCCCCACAAAAGGTCCGTTGGTTATGTCTTCCAGGAAGCAAGCCTCTTCCCGCATATGTCGGTAGAAAAGAACCTGACCTACGGGCAAAAACGGGTGCGCTCCTCGCGCTCGTCTGACACAGGCCTGCTTGATCAGGGTGACGTGACGGAATTACTCGGTATCGGCCCGTTGCTGAAGCGCTCGCCCAACAAGCTATCGGGCGGTGAACGCCAGCGAGTTGCCATTGGCCGTGCGCTTCTCTCCCACCCAAGCATCCTGCTCATGGACGAACCTCTGGCCGCTCTTGACCGCTTTAGCAAGAATGAGATTCTGCCTTATCTTGAGCGCCTGCACGATGAACTCAAGATCCCGATCATATATGTGAGCCACGACATCACGGAAGTCGAAAGGCTCGCAGACCAGATGGTGTTGATGGAAAAGGGCACAGTGAAAGCAGCTGGAAATCTGCAGAGTTTGCTGTCAAACCCGAATCTGTCGCTCGTCAGCATGCCTGATGCAGCGTCAGTTCTAACCGGAACATTGACCGAAATTGACGAAGATTTTGGCATCAGCACGATCATGGTGTCTGGCGTTCCCTTTCAGGTGCCCGGTGTCCAGGGCCCGATCAGACGATCCATGCGGCTTAGAATTGAGGCCAGCGACGTGTCCCTTTCCCGCCACATGCCCCAAGGCTCCTCGTCGATATTGAACACCCCCACTGTCCACATCGAAACCATCCAGCCGTTTGGACAAAACATGGCCAACGTCTTCCTCCAATTGGGCGAAGATCTGGACAGGCAAACCCTGCTCGCCCGCATATCAAGAAAGAGCTTGCATGCTCTGGAGCTAAAATCAGGCGACAAGCTGCAAGCGATGATCAAATCCGTTTCGATGGTCAGAGACGTCTAG
- a CDS encoding TRAP transporter large permease subunit, with translation MSTIVETNSEDGLSSFRDFCAKLEQWIALVVEIPGAVFLGLEVVVLFAGVAFRYALHSPLVWSDELATILFLWLSMFGAVVAQHKGGHMHLTVVVGLTPKRWQSRINTLASMCVILFLALLIPSAYEHAEGQMMITTPALQLPDTVRSGAMLVGLTLMMIVAILQLIQKTKISDFIFGAAVIAVCGILLNVFLPQLENMENFNLIVFFGIGLAALVFGGAPIAVAFGLATVVYLKFMTYMPLVIVISRMDEGMSGFVLLSIPLFVLLGLLIEVTGLAAALVNVLAALVAHFKGGLSYVLIGAMYLVSGISGSKAADMAAIAPVLLPEMQKRGKEPGELIGLLSSSAAMGETIPPSIVLITVGSVTGVSIAALFTGGLIPAALGAIGLLIVAYFRSRDEDVSEAKRAGRKQILFALLNALPAFLLLAVIRVAVVAGIATATEVATVGIVYTLLVSIIIYRRFPIRKMWKMLCNSLALSGAIMIILGTATAMAWALTQSGFSHQLASAMEQMPGGAFGFMALSIVVFAILGSVLEGIPAVVVFAPLLFPIALELGIGGVHYAIMMVLSMSLGLFVPPLGIGFYQACAIGGIEPDKAMKAIWPYMFAILVSVIIVACVPWVTEPYF, from the coding sequence ATGTCGACTATCGTTGAAACGAATTCGGAAGATGGGCTGTCCTCTTTTCGAGACTTTTGCGCAAAACTGGAACAATGGATTGCGCTTGTTGTCGAAATCCCTGGGGCCGTCTTCCTGGGGTTGGAGGTTGTGGTTTTGTTTGCAGGCGTAGCGTTTCGCTACGCCCTGCATTCGCCGCTGGTCTGGTCGGATGAATTGGCTACCATCCTGTTTTTGTGGCTGAGCATGTTCGGGGCCGTTGTGGCTCAACACAAGGGTGGCCACATGCATCTGACTGTGGTTGTCGGATTGACGCCCAAACGTTGGCAATCCCGTATCAACACTTTGGCATCCATGTGTGTCATTCTGTTTCTGGCTTTGCTCATTCCATCTGCCTACGAACATGCCGAAGGGCAGATGATGATTACGACACCGGCCCTGCAGTTGCCTGATACAGTGCGCTCAGGGGCGATGCTTGTCGGCCTGACGCTAATGATGATCGTTGCTATCCTGCAGCTCATTCAGAAGACAAAGATTTCCGATTTTATTTTCGGAGCGGCCGTTATTGCGGTTTGCGGCATTCTGTTGAATGTATTCCTGCCTCAGCTTGAGAATATGGAAAACTTCAACCTGATTGTCTTCTTTGGCATTGGCCTGGCCGCTCTTGTTTTTGGTGGTGCTCCGATTGCTGTTGCCTTTGGCTTGGCTACGGTCGTTTATCTGAAGTTCATGACCTACATGCCGCTCGTCATTGTCATCAGCCGCATGGATGAAGGCATGTCCGGCTTTGTGCTGCTCTCCATTCCGCTCTTTGTGCTGCTTGGTCTGCTCATCGAGGTTACGGGGTTGGCTGCTGCTCTGGTCAATGTTCTGGCTGCATTGGTCGCCCACTTCAAGGGTGGGCTTTCCTATGTACTGATCGGCGCGATGTATCTGGTTTCCGGTATTTCCGGTTCCAAGGCTGCTGATATGGCTGCCATCGCTCCAGTGCTTTTGCCGGAAATGCAAAAACGTGGCAAGGAACCGGGCGAGCTTATCGGTCTGTTGTCTTCATCGGCTGCCATGGGCGAAACCATTCCACCTTCCATCGTGTTGATTACGGTGGGGTCTGTGACCGGTGTCTCCATTGCGGCTCTGTTCACGGGTGGCCTCATTCCTGCGGCTCTTGGTGCTATCGGTCTGTTGATCGTTGCCTATTTCCGCTCTCGTGATGAGGATGTCAGCGAAGCCAAACGGGCAGGCCGCAAACAGATTTTGTTTGCCTTGCTTAACGCGCTTCCTGCCTTCCTGCTTCTGGCTGTCATTCGTGTGGCCGTTGTGGCTGGTATTGCGACTGCAACGGAAGTGGCGACGGTGGGTATCGTTTACACCCTGCTGGTCTCGATCATCATTTATCGTCGGTTCCCGATCCGCAAGATGTGGAAGATGCTGTGCAATTCACTCGCTCTTTCCGGTGCCATCATGATCATTCTTGGTACGGCAACGGCAATGGCTTGGGCCTTGACGCAGTCTGGCTTCTCTCATCAGTTGGCTTCTGCCATGGAGCAGATGCCTGGCGGAGCCTTCGGTTTCATGGCACTGTCCATCGTGGTCTTTGCGATCCTTGGTAGTGTGCTTGAGGGTATTCCGGCGGTCGTGGTTTTTGCGCCGCTATTGTTCCCGATTGCGCTCGAACTCGGCATTGGTGGTGTGCACTATGCCATTATGATGGTTCTTTCCATGAGCCTTGGTCTGTTCGTTCCGCCTCTTGGTATCGGCTTCTATCAGGCCTGTGCTATTGGCGGCATCGAGCCGGATAAGGCCATGAAAGCCATTTGGCCTTACATGTTCGCGATCCTTGTTTCCGTGATCATTGTGGCCTGTGTGCCTTGGGTTACCGAGCCTTACTTCTGA
- the modA gene encoding molybdate ABC transporter substrate-binding protein, whose amino-acid sequence MSLSYKNCLSVSVFALSLVGFAATSFAADTKVAVAANFTAAAKEIAVAFEKETGHTATLSFGSTGKLYTQIANGAPFSLFLAADQARPIKAEKEGLAVADTRFTYAQGKIVLFSMDPDLVDSEGAVLQSPDKFNKLAIANPKTAPYGAAAMETLAKLKVPSAVMDALVRGDSISQTHQFVVSGNAELGFVALSQVVGSKEGSQWIVPADLYTPIKQDVVLLKTGAEDEAAKAFLSFLKGNTAKDIILKFGYGVE is encoded by the coding sequence ATGTCTCTTTCCTATAAAAACTGCCTGTCAGTATCAGTCTTTGCCCTTTCTCTTGTTGGCTTCGCCGCAACCAGCTTTGCGGCAGACACAAAAGTTGCCGTAGCCGCCAATTTCACCGCCGCAGCTAAAGAAATTGCAGTAGCCTTTGAAAAGGAAACGGGCCACACAGCCACCCTCAGCTTCGGTTCAACCGGCAAGCTCTATACGCAAATTGCAAATGGCGCGCCCTTCTCGCTGTTTCTTGCTGCTGATCAGGCCCGCCCGATCAAGGCAGAAAAGGAAGGCCTCGCAGTGGCGGACACCCGTTTCACCTACGCGCAAGGCAAAATTGTTCTCTTCAGCATGGATCCGGATCTGGTGGATAGTGAAGGTGCCGTGCTCCAATCTCCGGACAAGTTCAACAAACTGGCCATCGCCAACCCCAAAACAGCCCCTTATGGCGCAGCAGCCATGGAAACATTGGCCAAGCTGAAAGTTCCGTCTGCTGTCATGGATGCATTGGTACGCGGTGACAGCATTTCCCAGACCCATCAATTTGTCGTTTCGGGCAATGCCGAACTCGGGTTTGTCGCCCTCTCCCAAGTAGTCGGCAGCAAGGAAGGCTCTCAATGGATCGTACCGGCGGATCTTTACACCCCCATCAAGCAGGACGTGGTGTTGCTGAAAACCGGAGCTGAGGATGAAGCCGCCAAGGCTTTTCTCTCTTTCCTCAAAGGCAATACGGCAAAGGATATCATCCTGAAATTCGGCTATGGTGTTGAATAG
- a CDS encoding DeoR/GlpR family DNA-binding transcription regulator, translated as MANSKAKSSHEDDHSENEQKHPMKAEERRQQILTMVQSQKTVQLEHLAKELGVSRMTVHRDLDLLESRGLLRKERGGATAESSLLFESNFHYRSQTDEAVKKELARAAVELVEPGNAIMLDDSTTTLMMCEHLELIENITIITNSLAVCDRLKDASNVQLIVTGGNYSKTHKSFSGLICEQALSQLRSDWVFLSASSVIDNRLFHQDQEIVRVKRALMAASERKALLLTSRKFKTRALTQFAELSEFDKVFIDRQLDEETKQRLNHSRIDFDLV; from the coding sequence ATGGCCAATTCGAAAGCAAAATCCAGTCACGAAGATGATCATTCTGAGAATGAGCAAAAGCATCCGATGAAGGCAGAAGAACGTCGTCAGCAAATTCTGACCATGGTCCAGAGCCAGAAAACGGTACAGCTTGAACATCTTGCCAAGGAACTCGGCGTCAGCCGCATGACTGTACACCGGGATCTGGATCTGCTCGAAAGCCGCGGCCTTTTGCGCAAAGAACGCGGAGGGGCAACGGCAGAAAGCTCTCTCCTGTTCGAGAGCAATTTTCACTATCGCAGCCAAACCGATGAAGCGGTCAAAAAGGAGTTGGCACGCGCAGCCGTTGAATTGGTCGAGCCCGGCAACGCCATCATGCTAGATGACAGCACAACGACCCTGATGATGTGCGAACATCTGGAGTTGATTGAAAATATTACGATCATCACCAACTCACTGGCTGTTTGTGATCGTTTGAAAGATGCATCCAATGTCCAGCTGATTGTGACGGGAGGCAACTATAGCAAGACACACAAGAGCTTCTCGGGTCTGATTTGCGAGCAGGCTTTGAGCCAACTGCGCTCTGACTGGGTTTTCCTTTCGGCATCCTCGGTCATTGACAATCGGCTCTTTCATCAAGATCAGGAAATCGTTCGGGTCAAGCGCGCCCTAATGGCAGCATCCGAACGCAAGGCTCTTCTTTTGACATCACGAAAATTTAAAACACGCGCTCTCACCCAATTTGCAGAACTATCTGAATTCGACAAGGTTTTCATCGACCGCCAACTGGATGAAGAGACGAAACAACGACTAAATCACTCGAGGATTGATTTCGACCTCGTCTAG
- a CDS encoding TRAP transporter substrate-binding protein, protein MAKISRRNLLKSAALAVPAALAMPHIRAEAKSKFTYKYGNNLPLSHPLNVRAAEAAKRILEETDGDFDIKIFPSNQLGGDTDMLNQVRFGAIDFFTPSALVIATLVPVAPINAVGFAFPDYDHVWAAMDGDLGGFVGEEIEKAGLHMMRTVWDNGFRQLTTSEAPVNTPEDLHGIKIRVPVSQLSISLFEALGAAPTSMQFSEVYTSLQTHVMDAQENPLPIIQTAKLYEVQKYAMLTNHIWDGYLFVASGLTWKRLPEDIQKIAEGILNDCGLKQRDDISKLNASVQADLESKGMTITRPDPKPFVEALNKTDFYSKWQEKFGDKAWSLLEKYSGKLG, encoded by the coding sequence ATGGCAAAAATTAGCAGACGAAATCTGTTGAAGTCCGCAGCCTTGGCTGTTCCGGCTGCATTGGCTATGCCGCATATTCGCGCAGAGGCAAAATCCAAATTTACTTATAAATATGGTAACAACCTTCCTCTGTCACATCCGCTGAACGTGCGCGCTGCTGAAGCAGCCAAACGCATTTTGGAGGAAACTGACGGCGATTTCGATATCAAGATCTTCCCAAGCAACCAGCTTGGTGGTGATACCGACATGCTCAATCAGGTTCGTTTCGGCGCAATCGACTTTTTCACACCTTCTGCTCTGGTGATCGCAACGCTCGTGCCTGTTGCTCCGATCAACGCAGTTGGTTTTGCATTCCCTGACTATGATCACGTATGGGCTGCCATGGATGGCGATCTTGGTGGTTTCGTTGGCGAAGAGATCGAAAAAGCCGGTCTGCACATGATGCGTACCGTTTGGGACAACGGCTTCCGTCAGCTCACCACTTCCGAGGCTCCGGTCAACACTCCTGAAGATCTGCACGGCATCAAGATCCGTGTTCCGGTCAGCCAGCTGTCCATCAGCCTGTTCGAAGCTCTGGGTGCTGCTCCAACCAGCATGCAGTTCTCCGAGGTTTATACCTCACTGCAGACCCATGTTATGGATGCACAGGAAAATCCTCTGCCGATCATTCAGACTGCAAAACTTTATGAAGTCCAGAAATATGCCATGCTCACCAACCATATCTGGGACGGCTATCTGTTCGTTGCCAGTGGTCTGACATGGAAACGTCTGCCAGAAGACATTCAGAAGATTGCTGAAGGCATTCTCAATGACTGTGGCCTCAAGCAGCGCGATGACATTTCCAAACTGAATGCGTCTGTTCAGGCCGATCTGGAATCCAAGGGCATGACCATCACGCGTCCTGATCCGAAACCATTCGTTGAAGCTCTGAACAAAACCGACTTCTATTCCAAGTGGCAAGAGAAGTTTGGTGACAAGGCTTGGAGCCTTCTTGAAAAATACTCTGGCAAGCTCGGCTAA
- a CDS encoding four-carbon acid sugar kinase family protein, with translation MTDLGKKQNLLLSFYGDDFTGSTDALESVTMAGIPAMLFLEPPTAEDLEAYPHIRAVGVAGTSRSQSPEWMDTHLSESFSKLKALGVPICHYKTCSTFDSAPTIGNIGKAIEIGHDIFETTVPVVVGVTRLKRYVVFSNLFAAASVAGDSEAFRIDRHPTMSKHPSTPMKEADLRAHLALQTSRKIEGMDFRRMLAENASEMFAKLCEDNDAVILDTFDDATTYKTGQLLHEHSSLKPIFVVGSSGVEYALADYLTKQGTLPLVEPPVARGPVDRTIAICGSCSPTTDKQIEWAKANGFLVKAIDTVALVEKGEEEEMRLAEELVQLASDHKGIVLHTARGPNDPQIAATRAALERKGLTAADSSPVMGSATGRILKHAIKATGLKRAILAGGDSSSHAVSAMGIKNLEVAGPLVPGAPLCRVHSTDSAIDGIEISLKGGQVGEDNFFGRVMNGK, from the coding sequence ATGACAGACTTAGGCAAAAAGCAAAATTTGCTTCTTTCCTTCTATGGTGACGACTTTACCGGATCAACTGATGCCTTGGAATCCGTTACCATGGCAGGTATCCCCGCCATGCTGTTCCTTGAGCCGCCAACCGCAGAAGACCTCGAGGCTTATCCCCATATCCGCGCAGTCGGCGTGGCAGGAACCAGCCGCAGCCAATCGCCAGAGTGGATGGATACCCACCTGTCGGAAAGCTTTTCCAAACTGAAGGCCCTCGGCGTACCTATTTGTCATTATAAGACATGCTCCACATTCGACTCGGCCCCGACCATCGGCAACATCGGCAAGGCCATTGAAATCGGCCACGATATTTTCGAAACCACGGTTCCTGTCGTTGTGGGTGTCACGCGCCTTAAACGGTATGTGGTCTTTTCCAATCTGTTTGCCGCAGCTAGCGTCGCTGGGGATAGCGAAGCGTTCCGCATCGACCGTCACCCGACAATGAGCAAACACCCTTCGACCCCAATGAAGGAAGCTGACTTGCGCGCTCACCTGGCGCTGCAGACCAGCCGCAAGATCGAAGGCATGGATTTCCGTCGCATGCTTGCAGAAAACGCCTCTGAAATGTTCGCCAAACTGTGCGAAGACAATGACGCAGTTATTCTCGATACCTTTGACGACGCAACAACCTACAAGACGGGACAGTTGCTCCACGAGCACAGCTCACTGAAGCCGATCTTCGTTGTCGGCTCATCAGGCGTTGAATATGCACTGGCAGATTATCTGACCAAGCAAGGCACCCTGCCCCTTGTTGAGCCTCCTGTTGCCAGAGGTCCGGTTGATCGAACCATCGCCATTTGCGGCAGTTGCTCTCCAACTACGGACAAACAGATCGAATGGGCCAAGGCCAACGGCTTCCTTGTCAAGGCAATCGATACGGTAGCCCTGGTGGAAAAAGGCGAAGAAGAAGAAATGCGCCTCGCTGAAGAGCTTGTGCAGCTTGCCTCTGATCATAAGGGCATTGTTCTTCACACCGCGCGTGGGCCAAATGATCCACAAATTGCAGCAACGCGCGCCGCTCTGGAACGCAAAGGGCTGACCGCAGCCGACAGTTCACCGGTTATGGGCTCAGCAACGGGCCGTATTCTCAAACATGCTATCAAGGCTACGGGGCTGAAACGTGCCATTCTGGCAGGTGGAGACAGCTCAAGTCACGCCGTTTCGGCAATGGGCATCAAAAACCTCGAAGTTGCCGGACCTCTAGTTCCCGGTGCGCCCCTGTGCCGCGTCCATTCCACCGATAGTGCTATCGACGGAATCGAGATTTCCCTTAAAGGTGGCCAGGTGGGAGAAGATAACTTCTTCGGTCGCGTGATGAACGGGAAATAG
- the rhaD gene encoding rhamnulose-1-phosphate aldolase, translating to MTTFSHPIPFVQQIASLARLCWEMGWNEANGGNISWRLPTDEVESVLARRYPNVKPADPIALPQSRPELDGEYFIVTGTGQYFRHATEFPDQVFGIVRIIEGGTAYQTVWGFNNGGRPTSEFATHLAAHGVRKRVSEGRERIILHCHVPEFIALSYLLPLDSDILTKALWTKMPECIVIFPDGVRIVPPMLPGTTDIADASIKEMEKGRIISWSHHGIFASEATPDSVFGLVETIEKAASIHRKVMSAGGEKQTISNDLLKELANYFKKLLVQVPVFPDKD from the coding sequence ATGACGACATTTTCCCACCCGATCCCCTTCGTTCAGCAGATCGCATCTCTGGCACGCCTGTGCTGGGAGATGGGTTGGAACGAGGCCAATGGCGGCAACATCTCCTGGCGCCTGCCGACCGATGAAGTCGAAAGTGTGCTCGCGCGCCGCTATCCCAATGTGAAGCCTGCCGACCCGATTGCCCTGCCGCAGTCTCGCCCGGAGCTTGATGGCGAATATTTTATCGTCACCGGCACGGGACAGTATTTCCGGCACGCAACCGAGTTCCCCGATCAGGTGTTCGGCATCGTTCGCATCATCGAAGGCGGCACGGCCTATCAGACCGTCTGGGGCTTTAACAATGGCGGGCGTCCAACCAGCGAGTTTGCCACCCATCTTGCCGCTCACGGGGTGCGCAAGCGGGTCTCGGAGGGGCGCGAGCGGATCATTCTGCATTGCCATGTGCCCGAGTTTATTGCGCTGAGCTACCTTCTGCCGCTCGATAGCGACATTCTGACCAAGGCCCTCTGGACCAAGATGCCTGAATGCATCGTCATCTTCCCCGATGGCGTGCGCATCGTGCCACCCATGCTGCCTGGCACCACCGATATCGCCGACGCGTCCATCAAGGAAATGGAAAAGGGTCGCATCATCTCCTGGTCCCACCACGGCATCTTCGCTTCCGAGGCAACCCCGGATTCTGTCTTCGGCCTTGTCGAAACCATCGAAAAAGCCGCAAGCATCCACCGAAAGGTCATGTCCGCAGGGGGCGAAAAACAAACCATCTCTAACGACCTCCTAAAGGAACTCGCTAACTACTTCAAAAAACTCCTCGTCCAAGTCCCCGTCTTCCCGGACAAGGACTAA